One segment of bacterium DNA contains the following:
- the dcd gene encoding dCTP deaminase: MALSDKKILGEIKKGNILISPFNKNHLSTSSYDVTLGEFYYREQPPKPHHPFFNIWEKENVEEVWGKPFRAEKLGKFSKAPKKLSGIGKKDRVIFLRPGETILAHTNEFIGGRNTVTTMMKARSSLGRCFIEVCKCAGWGDVGYMNRWTMEITNNSTHYTIPLVVGRRVAQIIFFKTGKILDRDYSKEGKYQTHSQIEKMKKEWKPEMMLPRLYKDSEIKIK, encoded by the coding sequence ATGGCACTTTCCGATAAAAAGATTCTGGGAGAGATAAAAAAGGGAAATATTCTTATTTCCCCGTTCAATAAGAACCATCTCTCAACTTCAAGTTACGACGTTACTTTGGGGGAGTTTTACTACAGAGAACAACCCCCCAAACCCCATCACCCTTTTTTCAATATCTGGGAAAAAGAAAATGTTGAAGAAGTGTGGGGCAAGCCTTTCCGGGCTGAAAAATTAGGGAAATTTTCCAAGGCTCCCAAGAAACTTTCCGGAATTGGGAAAAAAGATCGTGTGATATTCCTTCGGCCAGGTGAAACAATCCTTGCTCATACCAATGAATTCATTGGGGGAAGAAACACTGTCACTACGATGATGAAAGCGCGGTCGTCTCTCGGACGGTGCTTCATTGAAGTCTGTAAATGCGCCGGCTGGGGCGATGTGGGGTATATGAATCGTTGGACAATGGAAATTACCAACAATTCCACGCACTATACGATTCCTCTCGTTGTCGGGAGACGTGTTGCTCAAATAATCTTTTTTAAGACCGGTAAAATTCTTGATAGAGATTATTCAAAAGAAGGCAAATATCAGACTCATTCTCAGATCGAGAAAATGAAAAAAGAATGGAAACCGGAAATGATGTTGCCGAGATTGTACAAAGACTCCGAAATAAAAATAAAATAG
- the rplK gene encoding 50S ribosomal protein L11: MAKKVVKKLKFQLPAGKAVPGQQIGPALGQAGINIGEFVTRFNELTKAQMGETVTAEVLVHEDRTFDFVIKTPPTTSLILKAAKVEKGAGKNLVTKAGTITRAQVKEIAEKKMPDLNANDIEAAMKIVEGSCRSMGIEVKG; encoded by the coding sequence ATGGCAAAGAAAGTAGTCAAAAAACTAAAATTCCAACTTCCGGCAGGAAAGGCCGTACCGGGCCAGCAAATCGGCCCCGCATTGGGCCAGGCAGGTATTAACATTGGTGAATTTGTCACGCGTTTTAACGAACTGACGAAGGCACAAATGGGCGAAACGGTAACAGCGGAAGTTTTGGTTCACGAAGACAGAACATTTGATTTCGTCATTAAGACTCCTCCGACGACAAGCCTTATTTTGAAAGCCGCCAAGGTTGAAAAAGGTGCGGGAAAGAATCTTGTTACCAAAGCGGGCACAATTACCCGCGCGCAGGTCAAAGAAATTGCCGAAAAGAAAATGCCCGACCTGAATGCAAATGACATTGAAGCGGCGATGAAGATAGTCGAAGGAAGCTGCCGTTCGATGGGGATTGAAGTGAAAGGGTAA
- a CDS encoding dihydrofolate reductase family protein, whose product MRQEIGIMVAVDKNWRIGRKSDFPLGTLETNMRWLGAVASEATIIFGRRTYESVVAFDPLVFGRPFIVLSRSNSLEVKGSVVCHSALKALDTAHRLNKSKEIVAVGGGEIFKEFFPLASRLYIAQSGRIVKGAMKISSLITMDKWYSGKRECHNLGGNETQQSFSFITFEKRKNHPAAV is encoded by the coding sequence ATGAGACAGGAAATCGGAATTATGGTCGCTGTCGACAAAAACTGGAGAATCGGAAGAAAATCCGATTTCCCTCTCGGAACTCTTGAAACAAACATGCGCTGGCTTGGAGCAGTGGCAAGTGAAGCAACGATTATCTTTGGGAGAAGAACGTATGAGTCCGTAGTCGCTTTCGACCCGCTCGTTTTTGGGCGCCCGTTCATTGTTTTAAGCAGGAGCAACAGCCTTGAAGTAAAAGGCTCGGTAGTATGCCACTCTGCGCTTAAGGCCCTGGATACGGCGCACAGGCTCAACAAGTCGAAAGAAATTGTTGCGGTTGGAGGAGGAGAGATTTTCAAGGAATTTTTTCCTCTTGCGTCACGGCTTTATATCGCTCAAAGTGGTCGGATAGTAAAAGGGGCGATGAAAATTTCATCCCTAATTACGATGGACAAGTGGTATTCCGGAAAACGTGAGTGCCATAATCTGGGAGGAAACGAAACACAGCAAAGTTTCAGCTTCATCACCTTTGAAAAAAGAAAAAACCATCCCGCGGCTGTATAG
- a CDS encoding FAD-dependent thymidylate synthase — protein sequence MKETIGGLEHVVQRLRDGGEVLVLNTGAHIHPEAEAMLQALHSRSSEGVRSHMKVLAEKGPDKFMSVYYVGYGHKSIGDCGTGTVFIEGVSMLAAKAVQDWMLYSGQECSTRYLDFGLQRFANPYGTENGKAVLEEWRNFYIALQEPVRAHLREQFPKPAEENEKIYEKAIIARSFDTLRCFLPAGATTNLAWHSNLRQFADKITLLRHHPLSEVRDIAETLEKALQESFPNSFQHKRYDETEKYNECWMKHSYYFSVDNPCFSECSLTHNGVNVEQLEYYKAVLERRPPQTELPKFIGACGAVQFDLLLDFGSFRDIQRHRAIVQRMPLLTPHFGFERWYLEQLPCDLREKAECFIARQLKIIESLEVSAEERQYYLPMGYRVPIRISGDLPSLAYLVELRSSPSVHPTLQKKAVMMAEELKDYFGQHGLRLHIQEGAGRFDIKRGKQDIVKKE from the coding sequence ATGAAAGAAACTATAGGTGGTCTGGAACATGTTGTACAGCGGCTTAGAGACGGTGGGGAAGTTCTCGTTTTAAACACGGGGGCGCACATCCATCCCGAAGCCGAAGCGATGCTTCAGGCGCTTCATTCGCGATCTTCAGAGGGGGTGCGTTCTCATATGAAGGTTCTTGCCGAGAAAGGCCCCGACAAGTTCATGAGTGTCTATTATGTCGGGTACGGCCACAAGTCAATCGGCGACTGCGGAACAGGAACCGTCTTTATCGAAGGAGTCTCCATGCTTGCAGCAAAGGCGGTGCAGGACTGGATGCTCTATTCGGGACAAGAGTGTTCAACCCGGTATCTTGACTTCGGTCTGCAGCGGTTTGCAAACCCGTACGGGACCGAAAATGGAAAAGCCGTGCTTGAGGAGTGGCGGAATTTTTATATCGCTCTCCAAGAGCCTGTCAGGGCCCATCTCCGGGAACAGTTTCCAAAGCCCGCAGAAGAAAATGAAAAAATCTACGAGAAGGCAATTATTGCCCGGTCATTTGACACTCTAAGATGTTTTCTTCCGGCGGGTGCGACCACTAACCTTGCGTGGCATTCAAACCTTCGGCAGTTCGCGGACAAAATTACCCTTCTCAGACATCATCCGCTTTCCGAAGTACGTGATATTGCGGAAACCCTGGAAAAAGCTCTGCAGGAAAGTTTTCCGAACTCTTTCCAGCATAAACGATATGACGAAACGGAAAAATACAATGAATGCTGGATGAAACACTCATACTATTTTTCCGTCGACAACCCCTGTTTTTCCGAATGCAGTCTTACCCACAACGGCGTGAATGTCGAACAGCTCGAGTATTACAAAGCGGTTCTTGAACGACGTCCGCCTCAAACCGAATTACCGAAATTCATTGGGGCATGCGGCGCGGTTCAATTTGACCTGCTTCTTGATTTCGGGTCATTCCGCGATATCCAGCGTCATAGGGCAATTGTGCAACGAATGCCGCTTCTCACTCCGCATTTTGGGTTTGAAAGATGGTATCTCGAGCAATTGCCGTGTGATCTAAGAGAGAAGGCCGAATGTTTTATCGCAAGACAACTCAAAATAATTGAGAGTCTCGAAGTTTCGGCGGAAGAACGACAGTATTATTTGCCGATGGGGTACAGGGTTCCTATCCGCATCAGCGGCGATTTGCCGTCGCTTGCATACCTCGTCGAATTACGTTCTTCTCCTTCGGTTCATCCAACGCTTCAAAAGAAAGCGGTGATGATGGCCGAAGAACTCAAAGACTATTTCGGACAACACGGGCTGCGCCTCCATATTCAGGAAGGGGCCGGCCGTTTTGACATCAAGAGAGGAAAACAAGACATTGTAAAAAAAGAATAA